A stretch of the Uranotaenia lowii strain MFRU-FL chromosome 3, ASM2978415v1, whole genome shotgun sequence genome encodes the following:
- the LOC129750673 gene encoding histone-lysine N-methyltransferase ash1-like isoform X2 — protein MTTVKTTPPVDSNPPGKSPLSSSSSSSSSSDSDDGSDTSSDSDSSSVASTSKTSSKQSSDKQQQQQQHHAASNQQQQQQQSQQQAQQQPQNPPHQLQQQFSVTSSDTAGLRMKISIPRNQSNSTPTPSPSGSNRPSSSTSVRAAVTSSPAPATPGSTASSSKPAIGGEQSASTPPAKGAAAKGKSDSSSESSSCLSNYSDSDSDSSSSDNRNSAGKKTSSSGSGHKKRKFVKRKKTNRCGSTSSSSGSDDSSDSDSSSDDNQDDSKDVSQESQGPSTCGSVPLSTSTPAKPSVGAGAMLANQTTPDADGGSSSDNELPALVNAAIMRVAESGSDNDSYQGTTSSAMPLYTSCLLRDFVAKTTMLGNSTNAQPQHASTSLSNTQCDLNRIKTEASMAGGSGSSINGVALARTDPSMIVPIKRRGRPPKTSSIAPVAMTIVSKGAVKAHPHTISESPDSGILSTHSSTGSPKTEKKQPIACSSSSSSSQKRKGEVEPVSSGSSKASIVAPLTKYTIASLDRNTYATERVLYPPRGKKKASKPAKEKPLPPEDNLDPVWKKIDISKKFNEPNLSGYKSDGGQTICCSKQLASQSGYISDYGGARRRRLSGYKSDCSTKSRKSCGYKSDYSVKAKSCGYRSDCSTRHRKQVRRKRRKKIVPNNNNMNNKNFNKSASVSEQDILQLAGLTLGSTSEESSSTEESESSVNDNNSSVPLSKPLQTTPEPIVSNKEKSIKMLLTPKNKVDPLLPINNFKGIFQSIHRFGSFDTFASNISPKNSFASFLKSNRNKDNGKMTVKKLPLSKANVIKNSEECSKRFQRSTSQDLLSRITNADIPKASPAKSVCSKRSRRKSCASDKLDNVSVKSYGTTIRNRRMSTMSRCSSRSAGSRHPWRKRKRKRLRSNSVAKSSSDIKLSMELERLSESFNSLCRICPAKDTLLGIGAAALAGAAAAKSMQKGRSMKKRKASEHVESPSTAASGTKRRNKKSVTTQSPDDHKLPLKKRHYLLSEQTPKERDTEKEETRSQTVINPCAASGSRTNVASTITSTFSSTSTIKDPTKAITPKKRHLLKSDPVIPEDIVQIKSSDSPLTIDARNADLTALDTAASGHKKSDALTRKKNRLEGLVSKIQPTATVAAILADNNILAAATHRSTPPSRPSVIHSSASNTQTTTAISTSSLNAPPPGVFEPTVDLELSIPASIPSLIAKVEMLDSPQLKDGISKLDGDDSSKKSSEKVIEKLLTKTGAHLLLKKKRKKINRTGFPTVKKKKKKLVERDPAEGDVKAELGPDLFDSSNLTRHVPSETEKSTKAKQKDTHVNCDRVPKEGEPTDSFIERNTRPRLSVVSLERLQGKLPLNGREVVSPITPPATGAGRRRKSVSQNLANALSDTEGSFDRRQLRGKSKDKSELEKRDESLSKGKEKKSSSSSKSLKKENLEKQAKVKEVQPVCQDEVDKFKTREPTKKDMTERIFKRKEHLHQRKEPVEQSMPKKESLDKASSEKHSKAKEVQHPKKDKSAKSSEVIQHVEESTLEKSQVVNETQPTKKDVGSKQSKVKGIPPPKVDESEKHSRVKDILPINKESLEKKSRTREPLPSVVPEPVQNTIEVTKSSKANKVEKESTKIPPVTVKKPKTVVEEVKPLPLRRTRSSSIALDPSELAKRNATQEQEIVLKNAVIKILPCSITQDDSDSLDSMPLLKRLQSRSVSRQQLAAAAASEAMETTPTPVSPKTPTSRARGRPKGGEPDIPAPIPVTPTLAEKLSKLRRSRMSVIDTSSRRSLQNSLSPEPQPVKETRSAAARKSFSNDPVPEPSLYDIPPVKIIITKKDQKAAVASTVERKPRESDKSNVLNSSLETAIRERTKSRCSSRLDSVVDRLRREQKKVEDPAPPMASPLQKLKRGKSDDFKVDAEKVVKKMRRDTAEAISQEVVVPLVRVDLQQYDMEESVTPLENLPSASSSMEEDLEHDPLPAEEGPPDYFREETPSPPVDGKNKKVPRKKYITAGLFSDCYKDDGKGAGRSGPKVQPETLLPPPAYCEKFLRRTQRDFQLPFDLWWAFENRKLTNRHTVASWNYKKIRTNVYYDVKANPSTDHPQCNCKPQTGCIEDCLNRMVYVECDPENCPCGDRCRNTKIQRHEYAPGLERFMTEKKGWGIRSKEGIKKGMFIMEYLGEVVTDKEFKERMRTIYLNDMHHYCLNLTGGLVIDGHRMGSDCRFVNHSCAPNCEMQKWSVNGLFRMALFAARDIPAYEELSYDYNFSLFNPSEGQPCMCGSDKCRGVIGGKYQRVKPLPVATEMKKPLEAVEAEKTVSTTAAPTDQSPRSAARSRKRQAKKNAPITQLNGQPLPNFVPPTQKERSLIIEHHCFLLRNLNRIRKKDRSPEHLSASQTASPALGSGQNAQQGVGGKPSLASQISALRCPRNIRTRGLAFVEDDPELEKIARIAVALKEICLEIASLKDERGHLYLNLLTLPSKKKNPLYYERIPRPIDLAQLQSNIEQGSYKQPKAFEDDLLIMFSNAVKFFGISSPEGVASEKLKEHYFICKQRQVERLIAYVGEQNELLRGFIPKTEPEPVAPVKGRGKFKQEQAEDIIRCICGLFKDEGMMIQCSKCLVWQHVECTKADPAIENYLCERCEPRTVDPEIPLNDYTDEGYQYYISLMRGNLQIRQTDTVYVLRDIPMSPDPDNPNGPHRKHTYKTIGNIDYAECDIFRVESLWKDKEGRRFVYGHHYLRPHETFHEPTRRFYPNEVMRVPLYEVIPIELVMARCWVLDPATFCKGRPVDSSEPHVYICELRVDKSARLFSKIKHAHPICMKSYAFHKFEQKLKISKTFAPHDLGSLAHLLTAKDNRKKNSKKDDSTSTVSGASGSSGSKKMTPIIQLLPPPPKTLAEKRNRLEQVLARLMIKMTLNPAALPAVDISYLLTGRGARSRRTIANATPVPAI, from the exons ATGACGACAGTTAAAACGACCCCGCCGGTGGATTCGAACCCGCCGGGCAAATCGCCGCTTTCGTCCAGCTCCAGCTCATCCTCGTCGTCGGATTCGGACGATGGATCGGATACGTCGTCCGATTCCGACTCGTCCTCGGTGGCGTCGACGAGCAAAACCAGCAGCAAGCAGAGCTCGgacaagcagcagcagcagcagcagcatcatgcGGCATCtaatcagcaacagcaacaacagcagtcGCAGCAACAGGCTCAAcaacaaccacaaaatccgcCTCATCAACTGCAGCAGCAGTTTAGTGTGACAAG CTCGGACACCGCAGGGCTTCGCATGAAAATATCGATTCCTCGGAACCAGTCCAACTCGACGCCCACCCCTTCGCCCTCGGGATCGAACCGGCCCAGCTCGTCCACTAGCGTGAGGGCTGCGGTCACCAGTAGCCCAGCTCCGGCCACTCCCGGGTCCACGGCCAGCAGTAGTAAGCCAGCCATCGGTGGAGAGCAATCGGCTTCAACGCCGCCAGCCAAGGGGGCAGCAGCAAAAGGGAAAAGTGACTCCAGTTCCGAGAGCTCGTCCTGCCTTTCTAACTACAGCGATAGTGATAGCGATAGCAGCAGTTCGGACAACCGGAACAGTGCGGGGAAGAAGACGAGCTCGTCGGGAAGCGGGCACAAGAAGCGGAAGTTTGTCAAGCGGAAGAAG ACCAATCGATGTGGGTCGACGAGTAGCAGCAGTGGGAGTGATGACTCGAGTGATTCCGATTCGAGTAGCGATGATAACCAGGATGATAGTAAGGACGTCAGCCAGGAGAGTCAGGGGCCATCGACTTGTGGATCGGTGCCGTTGTCCACGTCGACTCCGGCTAAGCCAAGTGTGGGAGCTGGTGCGATGTTGGCTAATCAAACTACTCCCGATGCTGATGGTGGATCGTCGTCGGACAATGAACTTCCGGCGTTGGTTAATGCAGCTATTATGAGGGTAGCTGAGAGTGGATCCGATAACGATAGCTATCAGGGGACTACTTCCTCGGCGATGCCTCTTTACACTTCCTGCcttttgcgagatttcgtcgccAAAACGACAATGCTAGGGAATTCGACGAACGCCCAACCTCAACATGCTTCAACCAGTTTGTCGAATACGCAATGTGACCTAAACAGAATCAAGACTGAAGCCTCGATGGCCGGTGGATCTGGAAGCTCGATCAACGGTGTGGCCTTAGCTAGGACAGATCCTTCGATGATTGTGCCGATCAAGAGGAGGGGTCGACCTCCGAAAACCTCTTCAATTGCTCCCGTTGCTATGACTATTGTGTCGAAGGGAGCTGTCAAAGCGCATCCTCACACGATTAGTGAATCTCCTGATTCGGGAATACTCTCGACGCATAGCTCGACTGGATCGCCGAAAACAGAGAAGAAACAACCGATCGCTTgcagtagtagtagtagtagtagtcaGAAACGAAAAGGTGAAGTGGAACCTGTCAGTAGTGGGTCGAGTAAAGCATCCATTGTGGCTCCTTTAACAAAATACACTATTGCGAGCTTGGACAGGAATACGTATGCAACGGAACGTGTTTTGTATCCACCTAGGGGCAAGAAAAAGGCGAGTAAACCGGCTAAAGAGAAGCCTCTTCCACCGGAGGATAATCTGGATccggtttggaaaaaaatcgacataagCAAAAAGTTTAACGAACCCAACCTGAGTGGATACAAAAGCGATGGAGGGCAGACAATCTGCTGCAGTAAACAACTGGCTTCTCAGAGTGGCTACATAAGCGATTATGGAGGCGCTCGAAGGAGACGATTATCCGGCTACAAATCGGACTGCAGTACGAAATCGCGAAAGAGCTGTGGCTACAAGAGTGACTACAGCGTCAAAGCCAAGAGTTGTGGCTATCGAAGTGATTGCAGCACTCGACACAGGAAGCAAGTAAGGAGAAAACGTCGGAAAAAGATTGTGCCGAACAATAACAATATGAACAACAAGAACTTTAACAAGTCTGCCAGCGTTAGTGAACAAGACATTCTTCAGCTAGCCGGACTAACTTTGGGAAGCACTAGCGAGGAAAGCAGCAGCACAGAGGAATCCGAATCTTCCGTCAACGATAACAATAGCAGTGTACCGCTGAGCAAGCCCCTGCAAACCACCCCAGAACCCatagtttcaaataaagaaaaaagtatcAAGATGCTTCTAACTCCCAAGAACAAGGTAGACCCACTGCTGCCTATCAACAACTTTAAGGGAATCTTCCAGTCAATCCACAGGTTTGGAAGCTTTGACACCTTTGCTTCCAACATCAGTCCGAAGAACTCGTTTGCTAGTTTCCTCAAAAGCAATCGAAATAAAGACAATGGCAAGATGACAGTCAAGAAACTACCACTTTCCAAGGCGAATGTCATCAAAAACTCCGAGGAATGTAGCAAACGGTTTCAAAGGTCTACCAGCCAAGATCTGCTTAGTCGCATCACCAACGCAGACATTCCGAAAGCTTCACCCGCCAAATCCGTGTGCTCCAAACGAAGTCGTCGAAAGAGCTGTGCCAGCGATAAACTGGACAACGTTTCGGTCAAAAGCTACGGAACCACAATTCGGAATCGTCGGATGAGTACGATGAGTAGGTGTAGCAGTAGATCGGCTGGATCGAGACATCCCTGGCGAAAGAGGAAGCGAAAGCGTTTACGGTCCAATTCGGTGGCGAAATCTTCCTCGGACATCAAGTTGAGCATGGAGTTGGAGCGTTTGAGTGAGTCTTTCAACAGTTTGTGTCGAATCTGTCCCGCTAAAGATACTCTATTAGGGATTGGAGCGGCTGCTCTTGCTGGAGCAGCTGCAGCTAAGAGCATGCAGAAAGGTCGATCCATGAAGAAGCGTAAAGCTTCGGAACACGTTGAATCTCCTTCGACTGCTGCTAGTGGAACCAAACGGCGGAATAAGAAGTCAGTAACCACTCAGAGCCCCGATGATCATAAACTTCCGTTGAAGAAGCGTCACTATTTGCTCAGTGAGCAGACGCCTAAAGAGCGTGACACCGAGAAAGAGGAGACGAGAAGTCAAACGGTTATCAACCCGTGCGCAGCTAGTGGAAGTCGAACGAACGTGGCGTCTACCATTACTTCCACATTTTCTTCTACATCAACCATTAAAGATCCCACCAAAGCAATCACTCCGAAGAAGCGTCATCTGTTAAAGTCCGATCCCGTTATACCGGAGGACATAGTCCAAATCAAATCCAGCGACTCTCCACTTACGATTGATGCTAGAAATGCTGACCTAACAGCCTTGGATACAGCTGCTTCAGGTCACAAGAAAAGTGACGCCCTCACCCGTAAAAAGAACCGCCTCGAAGGCTTGGTCTCAAAAATCCAACCAACCGCCACAGTTGCAGCAATCCTAGCGGACAATAACATCCTCGCAGCGGCTACCCATCGTTCGACTCCTCCATCCCGTCCATCTGTGATCCATTCGTCAGCCTCCAATACGCAAACCACAACCGCAATCTCAACATCCTCTTTAAACGCTCCACCCCCAGGCGTTTTCGAGCCAACGGTGGATCTGGAACTATCCATCCCAGCGTCCATTCCGTCCCTGATTGCCAAAGTTGAGATGCTGGATTCACCTCAACTGAAGGACGGCATCTCCAAGCTCGATGGAGACGATTCGTCGAAGAAAAGTTCGGAAAAGGTAATCGAAAAGCTGCTCACCAAAACTGGAGCCCATTTGCTGTTGAAGAAGAAGCGAAAGAAGATCAACCGAACTGGTTTCCCCACcgttaagaagaagaaaaagaagttgGTTGAGCGTGATCCAGCCGAAGGGGATGTTAAGGCAGAGCTTGGGCCGGATTTGTTCGATTCCTCGAATCTGACCAGACATGTGCCGTCGGAGACGGAGAAGTCAACTAAAGCGAAGCAAAAGGACACTCACGTCAATTGTGATCGAGTACCGAAGGAGGGAGAACCAACCGATAGTTTCATTGAGCGGAATACAAGGCCTCGATTGTCGGTAGTTAGTTTGGAGCGATTGCAGGGAAAACTTCCTCTGAATGGCAGGGAGGTGGTGAGTCCAATTACGCCTCCGGCTACCGGAGCTGGAAGAAGGAGGAAGTCGGTGTCTCAAAATTTGGCGAATGCTCTATCCGACACTGAAGGTTCATTTGATAGGAGACAGTTGCGAGGAAAGTCCAAAGATAAGAGCGAACTGGAGAAAAGAGATGAATCGTTGTCGAAGGGGAAAGAGAAGAAGTCTAGTTCGTCCTCGAAATCGCTGAAGAAAGAGAATCTCGAGAAGCAAGCGAAAGTTAAAGAGGTTCAACCGGTGTGCCAAGACGAAGTTGATAAGTTCAAAACGAGAGAGCCCACTAAGAAGGATATGACGGAGAGAATTTTCAAGCGAAAAGAACATCTCCACCAGAGGAAAGAACCGGTCGAACAGTCCATGCCGAAGAAAGAATCGTTGGACAAAGCATCAAGTGAAAAGCATTCGAAAGCAAAAGAAGTTCAGCATCCGAAGAAAGATAAATCGGCAAAATCTTCCGAGGTTATTCAACACGTTGAAGAGAGTACGTTAGAGAAGTCCCAGGTGGTCAATGAAACGCAACCAACTAAGAAAGACGTTGGTAGTAAGCAATCGAAAGTTAAAGGCATTCCACCGCCTAAGGTAGACGAATCTGAAAAGCATTCGAGGGTAAAAGATATTCTACCCATCAACAAAGAATCTTTGGAGAAGAAATCACGAACAAGAGAACCACTTCCAAGTGTGGTACCGGAACCTGTTCAAAATACAATTGAGGTCACGAAATCTTCCAAAGCGAACAAAGTTGAAAAGGAGTCTACTAAAATCCCACCCGTAACAGTGAAAAAACCCAAGACTGTCGTCGAAGAGGTGAAACCACTCCCGCTTAGAAGGACCAGAAGTTCTTCCATTGCTCTCGATCCATCAGAACTTGCAAAGCGTAACGCAACCCAAGAGCAAGAAATCGTGCTGAAAAACGCCGTCATAAAAATACTTCCCTGTTCCATTACCCAAGACGATTCAGATTCACTGGATTCGATGCCACTGCTTAAACGTCTCCAATCGCGATCTGTGTCCAGGCAACAGCTGGCAGCGGCAGCCGCTTCAGAAGCAATGGAGACAACACCAACCCCTGTATCACCCAAAACACCCACCTCTCGCGCCCGAGGACGTCCAAAAGGTGGAGAACCAGATATCCCAGCGCCCATACCCGTTACACCAACCCTAGCCGAAAAATTGAGCAAACTTCGTCGATCACGCATGAGCGTTATCGACACATCATCGAGACGATCACTGCAGAACTCCCTTTCTCCGGAACCTCAACCAGTTAAGGAGACTCGATCTGCAGCTGCTCGCAAATCATTCTCAAACGATCCCGTCCCGGAACCTTCCCTGTACGACATTCCACCTGTCAAGATCATCATCACCAAGAAGGATCAAAAAGCGGCTGTTGCGTCTACAGTCGAAAGAAAACCTAGGGAATCGGATAAGTCTAACGTTCTGAATAGCTCATTGGAGACGGCAATTCGGGAACGTACCAAAAGTCGATGTTCAAGTAGACTGGACTCGGTAGTCGATCGGTTGCGAAGGGAGCAGAAGAAGGTAGAAGACCCCGCTCCACCAATGGCATCTCCGTTGCAAAAATTGAAACGCGGAAAAAGCGATGACTTCAAGGTTGACGCAGAGAAAGTTGTGAAGAAGATGCGAAGAGATACTGCCGAAGCTATCTCGCAGGAGGTCGTTGTTCCGTTGGTTCGCGTTGACCTTCAACAGTACGACATGGAAGAATCGGTGACCCCGCTGGAAAATTTACCTTCGGCATCATCATCGATGGAGGAAGATTTGGAGCACGATCCTCTGCCGGCGGAGGAAGGTCCTCCGGATTACTTCCGAGAAGAAACTCCCTCGCCACCGGTCGATGGGAAGAACAAGAAGGTTCCACGCAAGAAGTATATCACTGCTGGATTGTTCTCCGATTGCTACAAAGACGACGGGAAAGGTGCCGGTAGAAGTGGCCCGAAGGTGCAGCCAGAAACCTTACTTCCACCTCCGGCTTATTGCGAAAAATTCTTGCGAAGAACGCAGCGTGATTTTCAGCTTCCTTTTGACTTGTGGTGGGCTTTCGAAAATAGGAAGTTGACCAATCGGCACACAGTGGCTAGCTGGAACTACAAAAAGATCCGTACTAATGTTTACTACGACGTCAAGGCTAATCCTTCGACGGATCATCCGCAGTGCAACTGCAAACCTCAAACCGGTTGTATCGAGGACTGTCTGAATCGTATGGTCTACGTCGAGTGTGATCCGGAGAACTGTCCGTGTGGTGATCGCTGCAGGAACACCAAGATTCAGAGACACGAATACGCTCCAGGCTTGGAGCGATTTATGACCGAGAAGAAGGGCTGGGGAATCCGTTCGAAAGAAGGCATCAAAAAGGGAATGTTCATTATGGAATATCTCGGAGAAGTAGTCACCGATAAAGAGTTCAAGGAGCGTATGCGTACAATCTACTTAAACGATATGCATCATTACTGTTTGAACTTAACCGGTGGACTGGTCATCGACGGTCATCGGATGGGAAGTGATTGCCGCTTCGTAAATCATTCGTGCGCCCCGAATTGTGAAATGCAGAAATGGTCCGTCAATGGTTTGTTCCGGATGGCACTCTTTGCCGCTCGCGACATTCCTGCCTACGAAGAGCTATCCTACGACTACAACTTTTCTCTGTTCAATCCATCCGAAGGCCAACCTTGCATGTGTGGCTCGGATAAGTGCCGTGGCGTTATCGGTGGCAAATATCAACGTGTCAAGCCACTGCCAGTAGCCACGGAAATGAAGAAACCTCTAGAGGCGGTTGAAGCagagaaaacggtttcaactacaGCCGCTCCGACAGATCAAAGTCCAAGAAGTGCAGCTCGGTCAAGAAAACGTCAGGCAAAGAAAAACGCTCCAATTACGCAATTGAACGGCCAACCTCTACCCAACTTTGTTCCACCCACCCAAAAAGAAAGATCCCTGATCATCGAACATCACTGTTTCCTGCTGAGGAACTTGAACAGAATTCGCAAGAAGGATCGTTCACCGGAACATTTGTCTGCATCGCAAACTGCAAGTCCTGCGTTGGGATCTGGTCAAAACGCTCAACAGGGCGTTGGCGGAAAACCTTCACTGGCTTCGCAGATTTCTGCGCTACGCTGTCCACGAAACATCCGCACTCGCGGATTGGCCTTCGTCGAAGATGATCCGGAGCTGGAGAAAATCGCTCGGATTGCCGTCGCGCTCAAAGAGATCTGCCTCGAGATCGCTAGCTTGAAAG ATGAACGGGGTCACCTATACCTGAACCTGCTAACGCTGCCGTCAAAGAAGAAAAATCCTCTGTACTACGAACGTATTCCTCGGCCGATAGATTTGGCTCAGCTCCAGTCCAACATCGAACAGGGATCGTACAAACAACCGAAAGCATTCGAGGACGACCTGTTGATAATGTTCAGCAATGCGGTTAAATTTTTCGGCATCAGCTCACCGGAAGGTGTTGCGTCGGAAAAGTTGAAAGAGCACTACTTCATCTGCAAGCAGCGGCAGGTTGAGCGGTTGATCGCGTATGTTGGTGAGCAGAATGAGTTGTTGAGAGGTTTCATCCCGAAAACAGAACCGGAACCTGTGGCACCGGTGAAAGGTCGAGGCAAGTTCAAACAGGAACAGGCTGAAGATATCATTCGTTGTATTTGTGGACTGTTTAAGGATGAAGGCATGATGATCCAGTGCTCGAAGTGTTTGGTTTGGCAACATGTTGAGTGCACAAAGGCCGATCCTGCCATCGAGAACTATCTCTGCGAAAGGTGTGAACCCCGAACAGTTGACCCGGAGATTCCTCTCAACGATTACACCGACGAGGGTTATCAGTATTATATCTCGCTGATGCGGGGCAACCTGCAGATAAGACAGACGGATACGGTTTACGTTCTACGTGACATTCCAATGTCTCCGGATCCCGACAACCCCAATGGTCCTCATAGGAAGCACACCTACAAAACGATCGGTAATATCGATTACGCTGAGTGCGACATTTTCCGGGTTGAGAGTCTGTGGAAAGATAAGGAAGGTCGGCGGTTCGTTTACGGACACCATTACTTGAGGCCACACGAAACGTTCCACGAGCCTACGAGAAGGTTCTACCCCAACGAAGTGATGCGCGTCCCACTGTACGAAGTGATTCCAATTGAACTGGTCATGGCTCGTTGTTGGGTTTTGGATCCAGCAACGTTCTGCAAGGGTCGTCCGGTGGATAGTTCTGAACCACACGTCTACATCTGCGAACTTAGGGTCGATAAGAGCGCTCGTCTGTTCTCGAAAATCAAACACGCCcatccgatttgcatgaaaTCGTATGCGTTCCACAAGTTCGAGcagaaactgaaaatttccaAGACTTTTGCG CCACATGACTTGGGATCCCTCGCGCATCTCCTAACGGCCAAAGACAACCGGAAGAAAAACTCCAAGAAGGACGACTCTACCTCGACGGTTTCCGGAGCGTCCGGATCTTCCGGCTCGAAAAAGATGACACCGATCATACAGCTGTTGCCACCACCGCCGAAG ACACTGGCCGAAAAGCGCAACCGACTGGAGCAGGTCCTGGCCCGACTCATGATCAAGATGACGTTGAATCCTGCGGCACTGCCGGCCGTCGACATCAGCTACCTGCTCACCGGAAGGGGAGCCCGATCCCGGAGAACCATCGCCAATGCCACCCCGGTGCCGGCCATTTGA